In Paracoccaceae bacterium Fryx2, a single genomic region encodes these proteins:
- a CDS encoding glucoamylase family protein, which yields MLPLTRRVRENAQVLLAAYRSLSQAVQDGQTVSPAAEWLLDNVHLVEQQLRQIGEDLPPGYYRQLPKLRDGPLAGYPRVLGLAWAYVAHTDSLLSGPILIRFVQAYQQVQPLMIGELWAVAITLRIVLIENMRRLVAQITVGHRMRLEADTLVDAVFGKPTRDESTAPPVPVHVAFADHADRPLPEILAAQIAKRLRGLDPTETPLRGWLEDRLRQQGTTIDDVVLRAHQRQAASNVTMRNIVTSMRLASELDWADVFEAVSLIDARLRQASDFEALDFATRNRYRTAIEDLSRHSALTETGVTEAALAMTARDGDPGHALIGPGRAALERQLGYAPPLRLRTRRLVGRLGLGGYLGAIAATSGALLSAALWGSGAGPAALLPLALTGAAAAVEAGTALINLAVTRTVAPKLLPALDLIDGIPPHLRTLVAVPVILSDADDLARQIERLEVHHLSSTGGALHFALLSDGPDAATETTPGDADLIAAARAGIAQLNETYPSDRGDRFLLLHRTRRWNPAQGCWMGWERKRGKLDELNRLLRGATDTTFLPQEVPQDIRYVITLDADTRLLRDTVRRMIGKMAHPLNRARVDPASGRVTSGYGILQPRVTPALPVGSEGSLFQQVFSSPGGIDSYAAAISDVYQDLFAEGSFTGKGIYDVDAFDEALAGRVPENALLSHDLFEGIFARAALASDIEVVEDFPARFDVAARRQHRWVRGDWQLLPWVFGRRGRDIPAVGRWKMLDNLRRSLTAPLSLAALAAGWMLLPQPQAAAWTGLLLGLLALPRLIGLPFAVLPGRAGITSRSHVAALAADTKAAVSQIVLGVVFLADTGWQMLDATLRTLWRLAVSRRRLLDWVTAAQAEGSALPGLAGSYRRMAGGLGLGLATGGAALLVNPAAWPAVLPLVALWFAAPAVALGISRPRALRHAAPLSPADAARLRLIARRTWRYFETFVTPTDSHLPPDNFQETPRPVVAQRTSPTNMGLYLLATTASHDLGWIGQDAALTRLEQTLHAMLALPRFRGHFFNWYDTRDGRVLDPPYVSTVDSGNLAGHLIAVAQACQDWQTAAPDDRDLRAGLRDTLLLARQALTEGADTLAGAELADLLDGMMAALADSGRLDAGAMLPDADRALALVAALTGPDAKQAARPDRAPPGDPAFWVAAIRQRLAEAATDARLDGPDLRRLQMVSRLARDMALAMEFGFLLDPEKKLLSIGFTVPTKTLDPNCYDLLASEARLASLFAIAKGDVETRHWFRLGRAATPLGAASALISWSGSMFEYLMPALVMRAPAGSVLEQTNRLVVARQRDYGASLDIPWGISESSFNARDLEMTYQYSDFGVPGLGLKRGLSLNRVIAPYATGLAAMVDPAAAAANYAALATLGAEGRYGFYEALDFTRSRLPEGAGVAIVRSFMAHHQGMTITAIANTLQGGRLRERFHAEPMIKGVDLLLQERVPRDAASAQPRAADVPVTPAAASDTLALRRFAAPGQDAPTAHLLSNGRFSTMLTPSGTGSSRWRNLAITRWRSDAGQGLGTFLFMRDAESGALWSAGLAPTGSDPARRTAVFCEHHAAFTHAGPHLTTTTEVVVSAEDDAEARRVTLTNTGRYAREVDVTSYAELVLAPTATDVAHPAFSKMFVVTDHLPELGVIIATRRRRSPDEPEVWAAHIAVVEGEETAPMQFETDRARFIGRGRAINTAVMAAAPLSGSTGTVLDPVFSIRRRLRVPVGGMARVTFWTIVAETPEALLDLVERHRDVSAYARAETLAWTQAQVGLRHLGVTPAAAADFQRLSGVLISGDARLRAGVPRILAGAGPQSRLWQLGISGDLPIVLLQIDDVQDIARVYEALAAHEYWRMRLFAVDLVILNDRASSYVQDLQNAIETAVRSAQSRPRAENGHHPDRGRIFALRTDLIPADARALLVAVAGAALVASRGGIGNQIAALPVPAPQAAPLPLARPLAEDSPESPPALEFFNGTGGFDDDGREYVTILRDGQTTPAPWLNVIANDGFGFQVSAEGSGHVWAENSRENQITPWSNDPVSDPAGEAIFLRDLDTGRVWTVTALPIRGLGAYTARHGFGYSRFSHTAQGIMAEMVQFVPPDDPVKISHLTLRNTTPRPRRLSVTGYAEWVLGASRDATLAHVITETCPETGAVLAHNPYATAFPGRVAFADLGADVASRSGDRAEVLGPNGNLAAPAGIAGPLSGRTGPALDPCAALQRIVTLAPGQTVEVTFLIGQAASAGAARALILRTRAADPRAVLAEVKRGWADLLGSVQVRSPDRAMDILLNGWLLYQTVACRIRARAGFYQASGAYGFRDQLQDGMALTAIRPALTRSHLLRAASRQFPEGDVQHWWLPHSGQGVRTRISDDRVWLGFGVAQYITVSGDEGILDEMLPFLEGPHLQPGAHDDFFQPGMSDEIASLFEHCARGIDQAIALTGANGMPLIGTGDWNDGMNRVGEGGQGTSVWLGWLLLATIARLAPLADSRDPERAGRWRAHAETLRAAIEAEGWDGAWYRRGTYDDGGLLGSAGSGECRIDSIAQSWAVLSGAADPARAAMAMESVMTHLVRPDPGLVLLFTPPFDSTPRDPGYIKGYPPGLRENGGQYSHAAMWAVLAQARLGNGTAAGSLFALLNPINHALTPADAQRYKVEPYVVAADVYSTAPHEGRGGWTWYTGSAGWMYRAGIEGILGLTRVGNALHIDPCFPAAWPRMEATLRQDGAAVTLLVENPGGTGHGIAQVEIDGMAVPHGGGPLILPLSDAPRRVRITLSGPVA from the coding sequence GTGCTGCCGCTGACGCGGCGGGTGCGCGAAAATGCGCAGGTGCTGCTGGCTGCCTACCGGTCGCTGTCGCAGGCGGTGCAGGACGGGCAGACCGTGTCGCCTGCCGCGGAATGGCTCCTCGACAACGTGCATCTGGTGGAACAGCAGTTGCGCCAGATCGGTGAGGATCTGCCGCCGGGCTATTACCGGCAGTTGCCCAAACTGCGCGATGGGCCGTTGGCGGGGTATCCGCGCGTGCTGGGGCTGGCCTGGGCCTATGTTGCCCATACCGACAGCCTGCTGTCGGGGCCGATCCTCATCCGGTTCGTGCAGGCTTATCAGCAGGTTCAGCCGCTGATGATCGGCGAGTTGTGGGCGGTGGCCATCACCCTGCGCATCGTGCTGATAGAGAACATGCGCCGTCTGGTGGCGCAGATAACCGTTGGCCACCGGATGCGGCTGGAGGCCGATACCCTGGTCGATGCGGTGTTCGGCAAGCCGACCCGAGACGAATCGACGGCCCCGCCGGTGCCGGTGCATGTCGCCTTTGCGGACCACGCCGACCGGCCGCTGCCCGAGATCCTTGCGGCGCAGATCGCCAAACGGCTGCGCGGCCTCGACCCCACCGAAACGCCGCTGCGCGGCTGGCTGGAGGACCGCCTGCGCCAGCAGGGCACCACGATCGACGACGTGGTGCTGCGCGCCCACCAGCGGCAGGCCGCCTCCAACGTCACGATGCGCAACATCGTCACCAGCATGAGGCTCGCATCGGAACTCGACTGGGCCGACGTGTTCGAGGCGGTCAGCCTGATCGACGCGCGGCTGCGGCAAGCGTCAGATTTCGAGGCGCTGGATTTCGCGACGCGCAACCGCTACCGCACCGCGATCGAGGATCTTTCGCGCCACTCGGCCCTGACCGAGACCGGGGTGACCGAGGCGGCGCTGGCGATGACGGCCCGCGACGGCGACCCGGGCCACGCCCTGATCGGTCCGGGCCGCGCGGCGCTGGAGCGGCAACTGGGCTATGCCCCGCCGCTGCGGCTGCGGACGCGGCGGCTGGTTGGTCGGCTGGGGCTGGGCGGCTATCTCGGGGCGATTGCGGCGACCAGCGGCGCGCTTCTGTCGGCAGCCCTCTGGGGCAGCGGGGCGGGCCCGGCCGCGCTGCTGCCGCTTGCGCTGACCGGCGCTGCGGCCGCCGTGGAGGCCGGCACGGCGCTGATCAACCTGGCCGTCACCCGCACGGTGGCGCCGAAGCTGCTTCCCGCGCTCGACCTGATCGACGGCATCCCGCCGCATCTGCGAACGCTGGTCGCGGTGCCCGTCATCCTCAGCGATGCCGACGATCTGGCCCGCCAGATCGAGCGGCTGGAGGTTCATCACCTGTCCAGCACCGGCGGCGCGCTGCATTTCGCGCTGCTGTCCGACGGCCCCGATGCCGCCACCGAAACCACGCCCGGCGATGCCGACCTGATCGCCGCGGCACGGGCGGGCATTGCCCAGTTGAACGAAACCTATCCGTCCGACCGGGGCGACCGCTTTCTGCTGCTGCACCGCACCCGGCGCTGGAACCCGGCGCAGGGCTGCTGGATGGGGTGGGAGCGCAAGCGCGGCAAGCTGGACGAGCTGAACCGCCTGCTGCGCGGCGCGACCGACACCACCTTCCTGCCGCAGGAGGTGCCGCAGGACATCCGCTATGTCATCACGCTGGACGCCGACACCCGGCTTTTGCGCGACACGGTGCGGCGGATGATCGGCAAGATGGCGCATCCGCTGAACCGCGCGCGGGTCGATCCGGCCTCGGGGCGGGTCACCAGCGGTTACGGCATCCTGCAACCCCGCGTCACCCCGGCGCTGCCGGTGGGAAGCGAGGGATCGCTGTTCCAGCAGGTGTTCTCCAGCCCCGGCGGAATCGATTCTTATGCGGCGGCGATTTCCGATGTCTATCAGGACCTGTTCGCCGAGGGGTCGTTCACCGGCAAGGGCATCTATGATGTCGATGCCTTCGACGAGGCGCTGGCCGGGCGGGTGCCCGAGAACGCGTTGCTCAGCCACGACCTTTTCGAGGGCATCTTCGCCCGCGCCGCGCTGGCGTCCGACATCGAGGTGGTCGAGGATTTCCCCGCCCGCTTCGACGTTGCCGCCCGCCGCCAGCACCGCTGGGTGCGCGGCGACTGGCAGCTTCTGCCCTGGGTGTTCGGGCGCAGGGGCCGGGACATCCCGGCGGTGGGGCGCTGGAAGATGCTCGACAACCTGCGCCGGTCGCTGACGGCCCCGCTGAGCCTTGCCGCGCTCGCGGCGGGCTGGATGCTGCTGCCACAGCCGCAGGCCGCGGCCTGGACCGGGCTGCTGCTGGGCCTGCTGGCGCTGCCGCGGCTGATCGGGCTGCCCTTTGCGGTGCTGCCGGGACGGGCGGGGATCACCTCGCGCAGCCATGTCGCGGCGCTGGCGGCGGACACGAAGGCCGCGGTGTCGCAGATCGTGCTGGGCGTGGTGTTTCTGGCCGATACCGGCTGGCAGATGCTCGACGCCACCCTGCGCACCCTGTGGCGGCTGGCCGTCAGCCGGCGCCGCCTGCTCGACTGGGTGACGGCGGCGCAGGCCGAAGGCAGCGCGCTGCCGGGGCTGGCGGGCAGCTACCGGCGCATGGCGGGCGGGCTGGGGCTGGGGCTGGCGACCGGAGGGGCGGCCCTGCTGGTCAACCCCGCCGCCTGGCCTGCGGTTCTGCCGCTGGTCGCGCTGTGGTTTGCCGCGCCGGCGGTGGCATTGGGCATCAGCCGGCCGCGCGCCCTGCGCCATGCCGCCCCGCTGAGCCCCGCCGATGCTGCCCGGCTGCGGCTGATCGCCCGCCGCACCTGGCGTTATTTCGAGACCTTCGTCACCCCGACCGACAGCCATCTTCCGCCTGACAACTTTCAGGAAACCCCGCGCCCGGTCGTGGCCCAGCGCACCTCGCCCACCAACATGGGGCTTTACCTGCTGGCCACCACGGCTTCGCACGACCTCGGCTGGATCGGTCAGGACGCCGCCCTGACACGGCTGGAGCAGACGCTGCACGCCATGCTGGCGCTGCCGCGCTTTCGTGGACACTTCTTCAACTGGTATGACACGCGCGACGGCCGCGTGCTCGACCCGCCCTATGTCTCGACCGTGGACAGCGGCAACCTTGCCGGGCATCTGATCGCCGTGGCGCAGGCCTGCCAGGACTGGCAGACCGCCGCACCCGACGACCGCGACCTGCGGGCGGGCCTGCGCGACACGCTGCTGCTGGCCCGGCAGGCCCTGACCGAGGGTGCCGATACCCTGGCCGGGGCGGAACTGGCCGACCTGCTGGACGGGATGATGGCGGCGCTGGCGGACAGCGGCCGCCTGGACGCCGGGGCGATGCTGCCCGATGCCGACCGGGCGCTGGCGCTGGTGGCCGCACTTACCGGCCCCGATGCGAAGCAGGCCGCCCGGCCCGACCGCGCGCCGCCGGGCGACCCTGCCTTCTGGGTCGCGGCGATCCGGCAGCGGCTGGCCGAGGCCGCCACCGACGCCCGGCTCGACGGCCCCGACCTGCGCCGCCTGCAGATGGTGTCGCGGCTTGCCCGCGACATGGCGCTGGCGATGGAGTTCGGCTTCCTGCTCGACCCCGAGAAGAAGCTGCTGTCGATCGGTTTCACCGTGCCGACCAAGACGCTGGACCCGAACTGCTATGACCTGCTGGCGTCGGAGGCGCGGCTGGCCAGCCTGTTCGCCATCGCCAAGGGCGATGTGGAGACCCGGCACTGGTTCCGGCTGGGCCGGGCCGCGACGCCGCTGGGGGCGGCCTCGGCGCTGATCTCGTGGTCGGGCAGCATGTTCGAATACCTGATGCCCGCGCTGGTGATGCGTGCGCCCGCAGGCTCGGTGCTGGAACAGACCAACCGGCTGGTTGTGGCGCGGCAGCGGGACTATGGCGCGTCGCTGGACATTCCCTGGGGCATCTCGGAATCGTCGTTCAATGCCCGCGACCTGGAGATGACCTACCAGTATTCCGACTTCGGCGTGCCGGGTCTGGGGCTGAAGCGCGGGCTGAGCCTGAACCGGGTGATCGCGCCCTATGCCACCGGGCTCGCCGCGATGGTCGACCCGGCCGCCGCCGCCGCGAACTACGCCGCGCTGGCCACGCTGGGCGCCGAAGGGCGCTACGGCTTCTACGAGGCGCTGGATTTCACCCGGTCCCGCCTGCCCGAAGGGGCGGGGGTCGCCATCGTGCGCAGTTTCATGGCGCATCACCAGGGCATGACGATCACCGCCATCGCCAACACGCTGCAAGGCGGTCGGTTGCGCGAACGCTTTCACGCCGAGCCGATGATCAAGGGCGTCGACCTGCTGTTGCAGGAACGGGTGCCGCGCGACGCGGCCAGCGCGCAGCCCCGCGCGGCCGACGTGCCGGTCACCCCGGCGGCGGCGTCCGACACCCTGGCGCTGCGCCGCTTTGCCGCCCCGGGGCAGGATGCCCCCACCGCGCATCTGCTGTCGAACGGCCGCTTCAGCACGATGCTGACGCCCTCCGGCACCGGGTCAAGCCGCTGGCGCAACCTGGCGATCACCCGGTGGCGGTCCGATGCGGGGCAGGGGCTGGGGACGTTCCTGTTCATGCGCGATGCCGAAAGCGGCGCGCTGTGGTCGGCGGGGCTGGCCCCCACCGGCAGCGACCCCGCCCGCCGCACGGCCGTATTCTGCGAACACCATGCCGCCTTCACCCATGCGGGCCCGCACCTGACCACCACCACCGAGGTCGTGGTTTCGGCCGAGGATGACGCCGAGGCGCGGCGTGTCACCCTGACCAACACCGGGCGCTACGCGCGCGAGGTCGACGTGACCTCCTACGCCGAACTCGTGCTGGCCCCGACGGCGACCGACGTGGCGCATCCGGCCTTTTCCAAGATGTTCGTCGTGACCGACCACCTGCCCGAACTGGGCGTGATCATCGCCACGCGCCGCCGCCGCAGTCCGGATGAACCCGAGGTCTGGGCCGCCCATATCGCCGTGGTCGAGGGCGAGGAAACCGCGCCGATGCAGTTCGAGACCGATCGTGCCCGCTTCATCGGGCGCGGCCGGGCCATCAACACGGCGGTGATGGCGGCGGCGCCGCTGTCGGGCAGCACCGGCACCGTGCTCGACCCGGTGTTCTCGATCCGCCGCCGCCTGCGGGTGCCGGTGGGCGGGATGGCGCGGGTGACCTTCTGGACCATCGTGGCGGAAACCCCCGAGGCGCTGCTCGATCTGGTCGAACGCCACCGCGACGTGTCGGCCTATGCCCGCGCCGAAACCCTGGCCTGGACGCAGGCGCAGGTGGGCCTGCGCCACCTTGGCGTGACCCCGGCGGCCGCGGCGGATTTCCAGCGCCTGTCGGGCGTGCTGATCAGCGGCGACGCCCGGTTGCGCGCCGGGGTGCCGCGCATCCTGGCGGGGGCGGGGCCGCAGTCGCGGCTGTGGCAGCTGGGCATTTCGGGCGATCTGCCGATCGTGCTGCTTCAGATCGACGACGTGCAGGATATCGCCCGGGTATACGAGGCGCTGGCGGCGCATGAATACTGGCGGATGCGGCTGTTCGCGGTGGATCTGGTGATCCTGAACGACCGCGCGTCGTCCTATGTGCAAGACCTGCAGAACGCCATCGAGACGGCGGTGCGCAGTGCCCAGTCGCGGCCCCGCGCCGAAAACGGCCATCACCCCGACCGGGGCCGGATCTTCGCCCTGCGAACCGATCTGATCCCGGCCGACGCGCGCGCCCTGCTGGTCGCGGTGGCCGGGGCGGCGCTGGTGGCCAGCCGGGGCGGCATCGGAAACCAGATCGCGGCCCTGCCCGTGCCCGCCCCGCAGGCCGCACCCCTGCCGCTGGCCCGTCCGCTGGCCGAAGACAGCCCCGAGTCGCCCCCCGCGCTGGAATTCTTCAACGGCACCGGCGGATTCGACGACGATGGCCGCGAATATGTCACCATCCTGCGCGACGGCCAGACCACGCCCGCACCCTGGCTGAACGTGATCGCCAACGACGGCTTCGGCTTTCAGGTCTCGGCCGAGGGCAGCGGCCATGTCTGGGCCGAGAACAGCCGCGAGAACCAGATCACCCCGTGGTCCAACGATCCGGTCAGCGATCCGGCGGGCGAGGCGATCTTTCTGCGCGATCTCGACACCGGCCGGGTCTGGACCGTGACCGCCCTGCCGATCCGCGGCCTGGGCGCCTACACCGCGCGGCACGGCTTCGGCTACAGCCGCTTCAGCCACACCGCACAGGGCATCATGGCCGAGATGGTGCAGTTCGTGCCGCCGGACGATCCGGTCAAGATCAGCCACCTGACGTTGCGCAACACCACGCCGCGGCCGCGCAGGCTTTCGGTCACCGGTTATGCCGAATGGGTGCTGGGCGCGTCGCGCGATGCCACCCTTGCGCATGTCATCACCGAGACCTGCCCCGAGACCGGCGCCGTCCTGGCGCACAACCCCTATGCCACCGCCTTTCCGGGGCGGGTGGCCTTTGCCGATCTGGGGGCCGACGTCGCCAGCCGCAGCGGCGACCGGGCCGAGGTTCTGGGGCCGAACGGCAACCTTGCCGCGCCTGCGGGCATCGCGGGCCCGCTGTCGGGGCGCACCGGCCCGGCGCTGGACCCCTGCGCCGCGCTGCAGCGCATCGTGACCCTTGCCCCCGGCCAGACGGTCGAGGTCACCTTCCTGATCGGGCAGGCCGCCAGCGCCGGGGCGGCGCGCGCCCTGATCCTGCGCACCCGCGCCGCCGACCCCCGTGCCGTGCTGGCCGAGGTCAAGCGCGGCTGGGCCGACCTGCTGGGCAGCGTGCAGGTGCGCTCGCCCGACCGGGCGATGGACATCCTGCTGAACGGCTGGCTGCTGTATCAGACCGTCGCCTGCCGCATCCGGGCGCGGGCCGGGTTCTATCAGGCCAGCGGCGCTTACGGGTTCCGCGACCAGTTGCAGGACGGCATGGCGCTGACCGCGATCCGCCCGGCGCTGACCCGGTCGCATCTGCTGCGCGCGGCGTCGCGGCAGTTTCCCGAAGGCGACGTGCAGCACTGGTGGCTGCCGCATTCCGGGCAGGGCGTCCGCACCCGGATTTCCGACGACCGGGTGTGGCTGGGCTTCGGCGTGGCGCAGTACATCACTGTTTCCGGCGACGAGGGCATTCTCGACGAAATGCTGCCCTTCCTTGAAGGTCCGCACCTGCAACCCGGCGCGCATGACGACTTCTTCCAGCCCGGGATGTCGGACGAGATTGCCAGCCTGTTCGAACATTGCGCCCGCGGCATCGACCAGGCGATTGCCCTGACCGGCGCCAACGGGATGCCGCTGATCGGCACCGGCGACTGGAACGACGGGATGAACCGGGTGGGCGAGGGCGGGCAGGGCACCTCGGTCTGGCTGGGCTGGCTGCTGCTTGCCACCATCGCGCGGCTGGCGCCGCTGGCCGACAGCCGCGACCCCGAGCGCGCCGGGCGCTGGCGGGCCCATGCCGAAACCCTGCGCGCCGCCATCGAGGCCGAGGGCTGGGACGGCGCATGGTATCGGCGCGGCACCTATGACGACGGCGGGCTGCTGGGGTCGGCCGGTTCCGGCGAATGCCGGATCGATTCCATCGCGCAATCCTGGGCGGTGCTGTCGGGCGCGGCCGATCCGGCACGCGCGGCGATGGCGATGGAGTCCGTGATGACACATCTGGTGCGGCCGGACCCCGGCCTTGTGCTGCTGTTCACCCCGCCCTTCGACAGCACGCCGCGCGATCCCGGCTACATCAAGGGCTATCCGCCCGGCCTGCGCGAAAACGGCGGGCAATACAGCCATGCCGCGATGTGGGCGGTACTGGCGCAGGCAAGGCTCGGCAACGGCACGGCTGCGGGCAGCCTTTTCGCACTGCTGAACCCGATCAACCACGCCCTGACCCCGGCCGACGCGCAACGCTACAAGGTCGAGCCCTATGTGGTGGCGGCCGATGTCTATTCCACCGCCCCGCACGAAGGGCGCGGCGGCTGGACGTGGTATACCGGCTCGGCCGGCTGGATGTATCGCGCCGGGATCGAGGGCATCCTCGGCCTGACGCGGGTCGGCAACGCGCTGCACATCGACCCGTGCTTTCCCGCCGCCTGGCCCCGGATGGAGGCGACGCTGCGCCAGGACGGGGCTGCGGTCACGCTGCTGGTCGAGAATCCCGGCGGCACCGGCCACGGCATCGCGCAGGTGGAGATCGACGGCATGGCGGTGCCCCACGGCGGCGGCCCGCTGATCCTGCCCCTGTCAGATGCGCCCCGCCGGGTCCGCATCACCCTGTCGGGGCCGGTGGCGTGA
- a CDS encoding class I SAM-dependent methyltransferase, with protein sequence MDYRYVDPPTPGWARWRSLYRHHAGLSVLRVLEYEKLAQQPLAGRVLDVGGGRNARYLSQLPADITLESVNIDPKIDPTHLITPGAPFPMADDSYDMSICLNTLEHVYDGAAVLAEIFRVLKPGGTVYVTVPFIFRIHAHPDDYFRATPSWWRETFRRAGFSGLTLQPLVWGRQTTAGMITGYRGPFPRGQFHLAHLRDLAYARLTRCGATYSGRRGERICAVAPGWFLTGVK encoded by the coding sequence ATGGATTACAGATATGTAGACCCGCCAACCCCAGGCTGGGCACGCTGGCGAAGCCTCTACCGCCACCATGCCGGCCTGTCGGTCCTGCGGGTTCTGGAATACGAAAAGCTGGCGCAGCAGCCGCTGGCCGGGCGGGTGCTGGATGTCGGCGGCGGGCGCAACGCGCGCTACCTGAGCCAGCTTCCGGCCGATATCACGCTGGAATCGGTGAACATCGACCCGAAGATCGACCCCACCCACCTGATCACCCCCGGCGCGCCCTTCCCGATGGCCGACGACAGCTATGACATGTCGATCTGCCTCAACACGCTGGAACACGTCTATGACGGCGCGGCGGTGCTGGCCGAGATTTTCCGCGTGCTGAAGCCGGGCGGCACGGTTTATGTCACCGTGCCCTTCATCTTCCGCATCCACGCCCATCCCGACGATTACTTCCGCGCCACGCCAAGCTGGTGGCGCGAGACGTTCCGGCGCGCGGGCTTTTCCGGCCTGACGCTGCAACCGCTGGTCTGGGGCCGCCAGACCACCGCCGGGATGATCACCGGCTATCGCGGCCCGTTCCCGCGCGGCCAGTTCCATCTCGCGCACCTGCGCGACCTTGCCTACGCCCGCCTGACCCGCTGCGGCGCCACCTATTCCGGGCGGCGCGGCGAGCGGATCTGCGCCGTGGCGCCGGGGTGGTTTCTGACGGGGGTGAAATGA
- a CDS encoding FkbM family methyltransferase — protein sequence MKKPPFRALTLLWHRLTGSKTVTLAGVRLHTDAGRVPRSLQSAIFKGRYELPERVLATRALRKGDRVLEIGTGLGFISLLCSRLAGPGQVVSYEANPALAPIIAANYALNGLDPRLVLKAVTTDGAPVTFFQNDNVVSSSLLDRDLGARRITVESDPINSVIDAHRPDVIVMDVEGAEIALLTEAHLAGVRAMVVEVHPHIVGQAAIDALLAHLAAQGFGVAQTLHKNVLLTPGRRARPCGPRRSSTWPTTPRGWPMPQRSSTRRAFPSPGWMRSMARPCARRC from the coding sequence ATGAAGAAACCCCCGTTCCGCGCGCTGACCCTGCTGTGGCATCGCCTGACCGGCAGCAAGACGGTCACGCTGGCCGGGGTGCGCCTGCACACCGATGCCGGGCGGGTGCCCCGGTCGCTGCAAAGCGCGATTTTCAAGGGCCGCTATGAACTGCCCGAGCGGGTGCTGGCGACGCGCGCGCTCCGCAAGGGCGACCGGGTGCTGGAAATCGGCACCGGGCTTGGCTTCATCAGCCTGCTGTGCAGCAGGCTGGCCGGGCCGGGGCAGGTTGTGTCCTACGAGGCGAACCCGGCGCTGGCGCCCATCATCGCGGCGAATTACGCGCTGAACGGGCTCGACCCCCGGCTGGTGCTGAAGGCGGTGACCACCGACGGCGCGCCGGTGACGTTCTTCCAGAACGATAACGTGGTGTCATCCTCGCTCCTTGACCGCGATCTGGGCGCGCGCCGGATCACCGTGGAAAGCGACCCGATCAACAGCGTGATCGACGCGCACCGCCCCGATGTGATCGTGATGGATGTCGAAGGTGCCGAGATTGCCCTGCTGACAGAAGCCCATCTTGCAGGCGTGCGCGCCATGGTGGTCGAGGTGCATCCCCATATCGTCGGGCAGGCGGCCATCGACGCGCTGCTGGCGCATCTGGCGGCGCAGGGCTTCGGCGTGGCGCAGACGCTGCACAAGAACGTGCTGCTGACCCCCGGACGGCGGGCTAGGCCATGTGGCCCGCGCAGGTCATCAACCTGGCCGACAACACCGCGCGGATGGCCAATGCCGCAGCGA